The following proteins are co-located in the Leptospira selangorensis genome:
- a CDS encoding glycosyltransferase: MKILYFSDTFLPKIDGVAISMRNFAEALAERGHEFLICCPRYGEGDFDTMGDHIRLERFRSGYLPSYPDIKVVLPSPSKIKRAIKEFQPDLVHIHTPGLMGVYGINATEKYGIPSIGTYHTLMSEQDMYLSFYRLLKLDKLFMRIGKLNKKIKIKDLVKFEKFDKFNIRKKIILKITNNLYDRCDLIISPSHLIKKQLEEFGLKKPVAVISNGLDLSQFKGSPKTLSESPKLLHVGRISYEKNCDVIINSFKLIIEKIPSATLTIIGDGPALASLKVQAQKLGIDQAITFTGFIDRAELPNHYPNYDLFLTASTMETQGLVILESVACGLPAVGVDSFAIPELIHDGVNGFIAKPFDVRDIAEKTVRILEDPTMYASFSKESLKISQSHEMKACVDRMEEVYKSVADQKNKKKKRSILNTIFSLDPFGIMG; encoded by the coding sequence ATGAAGATTCTTTATTTTTCGGACACCTTTTTACCCAAAATAGACGGGGTCGCTATTTCAATGAGAAATTTTGCGGAAGCACTCGCCGAAAGAGGACATGAATTTTTGATTTGTTGTCCACGTTATGGAGAAGGTGATTTCGATACGATGGGAGATCATATCCGTTTGGAAAGATTCAGAAGCGGATACCTGCCTAGTTACCCTGATATCAAAGTTGTTTTACCTTCTCCTTCTAAGATCAAAAGAGCGATCAAGGAATTCCAGCCCGATCTGGTGCATATCCACACTCCGGGGCTTATGGGAGTCTATGGGATCAATGCTACTGAAAAATACGGGATTCCAAGTATAGGAACTTATCATACATTGATGTCCGAGCAGGACATGTATCTTTCCTTTTATCGCCTTCTTAAGCTGGATAAACTTTTCATGAGAATTGGAAAGTTGAATAAGAAGATCAAGATAAAGGACTTGGTGAAGTTCGAAAAATTCGATAAGTTCAATATTCGTAAAAAGATCATTCTGAAAATTACGAATAATTTATACGACCGATGCGACCTGATTATTTCTCCTTCTCACCTGATCAAAAAACAATTAGAAGAGTTCGGATTAAAAAAGCCTGTGGCAGTTATCTCTAACGGATTGGATCTTTCTCAATTTAAAGGGAGTCCTAAAACTCTTTCAGAGAGTCCTAAACTTCTGCATGTTGGTAGGATCTCCTACGAGAAAAATTGTGATGTGATCATAAACTCTTTCAAACTGATTATAGAGAAGATCCCATCTGCCACTCTAACAATCATAGGAGATGGACCCGCTTTGGCCTCTCTGAAGGTCCAAGCCCAAAAATTAGGTATAGACCAAGCAATTACATTTACAGGCTTTATAGATAGAGCGGAACTACCAAATCACTATCCGAATTACGATCTATTCTTGACTGCTTCTACCATGGAAACCCAAGGACTTGTAATTTTAGAATCCGTGGCCTGCGGTCTTCCTGCAGTGGGTGTGGATTCATTTGCGATCCCGGAATTGATTCATGACGGAGTGAATGGATTTATCGCGAAACCATTCGATGTAAGGGATATTGCGGAGAAAACGGTTCGAATTTTAGAAGATCCTACTATGTATGCTTCCTTCTCCAAGGAATCCTTAAAAATTTCACAAAGCCATGAAATGAAAGCATGTGTGGATAGAATGGAAGAAGTTTATAAATCGGTCGCTGACCAAAAGAATAAGAAAAAGAAAAGATCTATATTGAATACGATCTTCTCTTTGGATCCTTTCGGGATCATGGGCTGA
- a CDS encoding DUF4254 domain-containing protein, which produces MKLESAKVVEIFKNSVTDWHKEEVLSPNPFPQSSLEFLFYQKNQIDTIQWHVEDEIRRPDLPDKDLVQFKRKIDALNQERTDLVEQIDDQISAMYKSVERKPNARMNSETPAWLIDRMSILELKIYHMKEQTERKDVSPDHIITCQNKLNVLLEQRTDLSKCLDELLDDLSKGDKFYKVYRQMKMYNDKNLNPSLYTKQA; this is translated from the coding sequence ATGAAGTTAGAATCGGCCAAAGTGGTTGAGATATTCAAAAATTCCGTCACGGACTGGCATAAAGAGGAAGTACTTTCTCCCAATCCATTCCCTCAATCTTCCCTCGAGTTCCTATTTTACCAAAAAAACCAGATAGATACTATCCAATGGCATGTGGAAGACGAAATCAGAAGGCCGGATCTACCAGATAAGGATCTGGTCCAGTTCAAAAGAAAAATAGACGCTTTGAACCAGGAAAGGACTGACCTAGTAGAACAGATAGACGATCAGATCTCAGCAATGTACAAGTCCGTAGAAAGAAAGCCGAATGCCAGAATGAACTCTGAAACCCCGGCTTGGCTGATTGACAGGATGAGTATCCTGGAACTCAAAATTTATCATATGAAAGAACAAACGGAAAGAAAGGATGTAAGCCCCGATCATATCATTACCTGCCAAAACAAGCTGAATGTTTTGTTGGAGCAAAGGACCGATCTTTCCAAATGTCTGGATGAACTTCTGGACGATTTATCTAAAGGAGATAAATTCTATAAGGTGTATAGGCAGATGAAAATGTATAACGACAAAAATCTGAACCCATCCTTATATACAAAACAAGCATGA
- a CDS encoding O-antigen ligase family protein has product MKEFLKKAHLFCLLATIPSIGISVSLSQGFLVLSFFFGIADQLKSGNWKEILPNHPVSKIAISLFLWYGIVFLIHLVFDNSSGYAKAAWNGELKDFFLFFGLLSVGFTRKEDLPKIYKALFWLFLLLVFTGVAGGFTPVRLSRLISDLYKTSSSYRFTHPLGSISSIPLYISIGLMNTHLTFGGLLQFFSAFAVFGFLRTLIQGDKKKILFAGILLFLYCLVFLLNQARSSMIGAGVSIFFAGVHLFFIRKEFSKSFLIKGASLFLGLLFLIGIVLTFSPAGKKVIGPLFGKEKHTDSGRTFIWDSSFPLIQEHPIIGAGPGNYNKEIEKIRIEHSETYSELSYFYEVTQRGHAHNDYFHLASVFGIPAALIYLALGGILIAYLFQSKQDFQKLVFFYGLIGFFVSGLFQCYFQDDEVVILFWILLGLFVKGEILISERDNA; this is encoded by the coding sequence ATGAAAGAGTTTTTGAAAAAGGCGCATCTATTCTGTTTACTCGCAACCATTCCTTCGATCGGAATTTCGGTCAGTCTCAGCCAGGGATTTCTGGTGCTTTCCTTTTTTTTCGGAATAGCAGACCAATTAAAATCAGGAAATTGGAAGGAGATCCTACCGAATCATCCTGTTTCTAAAATTGCTATTTCTCTTTTCCTATGGTACGGGATCGTTTTTTTGATCCATCTCGTTTTCGATAATTCCAGTGGATACGCAAAGGCAGCTTGGAATGGAGAATTAAAAGACTTCTTCCTATTTTTTGGATTACTCTCTGTAGGATTTACTAGAAAGGAAGATTTGCCTAAAATATATAAAGCACTCTTCTGGCTTTTTTTACTCCTGGTATTTACAGGAGTTGCAGGAGGTTTCACTCCTGTCCGGCTTTCCAGACTTATTAGTGATCTTTACAAAACGTCCAGTAGTTATAGATTTACACATCCGTTAGGTTCTATTTCTTCCATACCTCTTTATATCTCCATAGGTCTGATGAATACCCATTTGACCTTCGGAGGATTACTACAATTTTTCTCCGCTTTTGCAGTATTCGGATTTCTTAGAACTCTAATCCAAGGGGATAAAAAGAAGATACTATTCGCGGGAATTCTTCTATTTTTATACTGCTTAGTATTCTTATTAAACCAAGCAAGATCCAGTATGATCGGAGCTGGCGTGAGTATCTTTTTTGCAGGTGTTCATTTATTCTTTATCAGAAAAGAATTTTCAAAATCCTTTTTGATCAAAGGAGCCTCCCTCTTCTTAGGACTCTTATTCTTGATCGGGATAGTGCTTACATTTAGTCCTGCAGGAAAGAAGGTGATCGGGCCACTTTTCGGAAAAGAAAAACATACGGACTCAGGAAGAACATTCATCTGGGATTCAAGTTTTCCACTCATCCAAGAGCATCCGATCATTGGAGCGGGCCCTGGAAATTATAATAAAGAGATCGAAAAGATAAGAATCGAACATTCAGAAACATATTCCGAACTCTCCTATTTTTACGAAGTCACACAAAGAGGACATGCTCATAACGATTATTTCCATTTGGCTTCCGTATTCGGTATCCCTGCTGCATTGATCTATTTGGCATTAGGAGGAATTCTAATCGCTTATCTGTTCCAATCCAAACAGGATTTTCAAAAACTAGTATTCTTTTACGGACTGATCGGGTTTTTTGTATCCGGATTATTCCAGTGTTATTTCCAGGATGATGAAGTGGTCATTCTTTTCTGGATTTTATTAGGACTTTTCGTAAAAGGAGAAATACTAATCTCAGAGAGAGATAACGCATAA
- a CDS encoding LA_2168 family protein, which translates to MKRIFFLFLFLYAQLISSEEIPNPSLEIYFQWILFRTQGRIAEENQNSRIAALSSPAILGFKFEKYKDKFQTNLEWILITTPTSGVVFLPGKNSYFGILYKGILWGAGRKSDFEEFPAWSSWKDGVEGLFAETELDRIKIRFDFLDLYRGFPLIENQWLKLQGRESFLPKQAREELVSKEDTVFSSRSRYRAGISLTGNKEDRFVYRFRVRYLSLGNWGRFGSDTKESKSETIDGDRDYLVEWRVGLGFLWKYFYVSGDFFLSRGIDITGYHPSRAERSIPISGEALRFDLGFYNTFGKISIFGFLPDREKRSSQGEILELGFVGMGASPISNPILQQVWGFYPSTWITDKGLEREETNFPGKRPANLFGWKAEGKFFGISPGIHFTYIGFLREENSSSGLWTISSKNIQNKFLREAGVNISWSPLDDDSSKIELDLGGFESDDTTGLKQWYMLFRIVGVWK; encoded by the coding sequence ATGAAAAGAATCTTCTTCTTATTTTTATTTTTGTATGCCCAACTCATATCTTCAGAAGAAATTCCAAATCCTTCTTTGGAGATCTATTTTCAATGGATCTTATTTAGGACCCAAGGAAGGATCGCAGAAGAAAATCAAAATTCTCGTATCGCAGCCTTATCTTCTCCTGCGATCCTTGGTTTTAAATTTGAAAAGTATAAAGATAAATTCCAAACAAACTTAGAATGGATATTGATCACCACTCCAACTTCAGGAGTGGTATTTTTGCCCGGAAAGAATTCATACTTCGGAATTCTTTATAAAGGAATTTTATGGGGAGCAGGAAGAAAATCAGATTTTGAAGAATTTCCTGCCTGGTCTTCTTGGAAAGACGGAGTAGAAGGATTATTTGCAGAAACCGAATTGGATCGTATCAAGATCAGATTCGATTTTTTGGATCTATACAGAGGATTTCCCTTAATAGAAAACCAATGGTTGAAATTGCAGGGAAGAGAATCATTTCTTCCGAAACAAGCAAGAGAAGAATTGGTCTCTAAAGAGGATACGGTATTTTCTTCCCGATCCAGATATAGAGCCGGGATCAGCTTAACAGGAAATAAAGAAGATCGTTTTGTATATAGATTTAGAGTGCGTTATCTTTCTTTGGGAAATTGGGGAAGATTCGGTTCTGATACAAAAGAATCTAAATCGGAAACGATAGATGGAGATAGAGACTATCTAGTTGAATGGAGAGTCGGACTTGGATTTCTCTGGAAGTATTTTTATGTTTCCGGGGATTTTTTCCTTTCTAGAGGGATTGATATAACAGGATATCATCCCTCTCGTGCTGAAAGATCTATTCCGATTAGTGGAGAAGCTCTCCGATTTGATTTAGGATTTTATAATACATTCGGAAAAATTTCCATCTTTGGTTTTCTGCCTGATCGAGAGAAAAGATCTTCTCAGGGTGAAATTTTAGAACTTGGTTTTGTAGGAATGGGCGCTTCTCCCATTTCAAATCCTATCTTACAACAGGTCTGGGGATTTTATCCTTCTACTTGGATCACAGACAAAGGATTAGAAAGAGAAGAGACTAATTTTCCAGGCAAAAGACCTGCAAACTTATTCGGCTGGAAAGCGGAAGGAAAGTTCTTTGGAATTTCACCAGGAATACATTTTACATATATAGGATTTTTGAGGGAGGAAAATTCTTCCTCCGGTCTTTGGACAATTTCTTCCAAGAATATACAAAACAAATTCCTGAGAGAGGCGGGTGTAAACATTTCCTGGTCTCCTTTGGATGATGATTCTTCCAAGATCGAATTGGATTTAGGAGGTTTTGAGTCGGACGATACAACCGGACTTAAACAATGGTACATGCTTTTCCGTATAGTAGGAGTTTGGAAATGA
- a CDS encoding glycosyltransferase family 9 protein, which yields MNLLVLRFSAMGDVALMAPALIAVAAKYTNIQLTVVTRGNYAPFFYNIPNVHVIGINLKKYKGLSGLYRLFKELNKLGPYEKIVDLHSSVRSRFISFFFWIRGVSVFRIIKGRREKMRQIRKTRKVLRKLPHTVDRYLKVFEKAGFPATVRKGPWINVDPESKIYAKDFLLARKIDKKEGLWVGYAPFAGHKLKEWPMEKSLELLKLLKEEFPNIRIFLFGSSQEAVQMEEWRNGDQSMTIVSGGKLGIRGELGIMERMDVIIGMDSSNIHIAALLKRPVIALFGTTHPLSGFAPFGQEDTGVLQIDDLPCRPCSIYGNTTCYRKDFACMERITPEDVIKRINVIKNINTLF from the coding sequence ATGAATCTTTTGGTGCTAAGATTCTCAGCGATGGGAGATGTTGCCTTGATGGCTCCGGCTTTGATTGCCGTAGCCGCCAAGTATACGAATATACAACTAACCGTCGTAACCAGAGGGAACTATGCTCCCTTCTTTTATAATATCCCGAACGTTCATGTGATCGGGATCAATCTCAAAAAGTATAAAGGCCTCTCCGGATTATATCGTTTATTCAAAGAATTGAATAAATTAGGCCCTTATGAAAAGATCGTGGACCTTCACTCCAGCGTTAGATCCCGTTTTATCAGTTTTTTCTTTTGGATCAGAGGAGTTTCCGTTTTTAGGATTATTAAAGGAAGACGGGAAAAAATGCGCCAGATACGCAAGACGCGAAAAGTTTTGCGTAAACTTCCTCACACTGTAGATAGATATCTTAAAGTTTTTGAAAAAGCGGGATTTCCTGCAACTGTACGCAAAGGTCCTTGGATCAATGTGGATCCCGAATCCAAAATTTACGCTAAAGACTTCCTTCTTGCCAGAAAGATAGATAAGAAGGAAGGGCTCTGGGTGGGTTATGCACCTTTTGCTGGCCATAAGCTAAAAGAATGGCCTATGGAAAAAAGCCTAGAATTACTCAAACTATTAAAAGAAGAATTTCCAAATATTAGAATATTCTTATTCGGTTCCTCCCAGGAAGCAGTCCAGATGGAAGAATGGAGAAATGGGGACCAGTCCATGACAATCGTTTCCGGTGGTAAACTTGGAATACGAGGTGAATTAGGTATCATGGAAAGAATGGATGTAATCATCGGAATGGATTCTTCCAATATTCATATTGCAGCACTTCTGAAACGTCCCGTGATCGCTCTATTCGGAACCACTCACCCACTTTCCGGATTTGCACCTTTTGGTCAGGAAGATACTGGAGTTTTGCAGATAGACGATCTGCCTTGCAGGCCATGTAGTATTTACGGAAATACTACATGTTATCGAAAAGACTTTGCCTGTATGGAAAGAATTACTCCGGAAGACGTGATCAAACGGATCAACGTCATCAAGAATATTAATACACTTTTTTGA
- a CDS encoding phospholipase D-like domain-containing protein, translating to MKKFSFLFALLCFCNCERTEEEVSVFWEDELYPKVFFSYPGRFVPIGKKRIVRDEILRIIRETKESIYMHIYSFSDPEIESELIQADRRGVRLELMGEWGKSYPISILPFLKYWKGTGLQHTKVLVSDQSLVFIGTGNFTYYGLEQDHNGYLEFKLNRKEWENFYSFLKEDYPFPVLKIAGLEFWNSPQEGSLIQTRLFDSILSSRHSIRYLIFDHYDPILSSAFTRTNHGSISGIYNRPVDPEGKILSGIPGIEIMEDGNEDILDDPTIGKGGLLHHKTMILDDLEVLTGSYNYSLSARDSNREILIAMKDTRIAKEFKQEWENIRSKSKRVETAAAELSIDSNYILDPVTDQICRSGTQPADLYLEIGFLWFRWNNLYRWKDESCKSITDYISISSRNFGGKNEFPKDGTENLGIQSFLINGKTGFFLPKSDLMEEFYSSILKPSRFLRPDYFLGSAGVWIFPNESELFELISEKLPQHVWILERGKLPRKLGVLLEDGVYYLSESVSSNSGVVLVEYEDFGLYFCYKAINYNLSWPEQILFSVYNYKEGLGLSYQYSKSDSAFFSEQGLPNQRRKNLCVISL from the coding sequence ATGAAGAAGTTTTCATTCTTATTTGCACTCCTTTGTTTTTGCAATTGCGAAAGAACCGAAGAAGAAGTTTCCGTTTTCTGGGAAGATGAATTATATCCCAAGGTGTTTTTTTCTTATCCAGGTAGATTCGTTCCGATCGGCAAAAAGAGAATTGTAAGGGATGAAATCTTACGAATCATCCGAGAAACTAAAGAATCCATCTATATGCATATCTATTCCTTCTCCGATCCTGAAATAGAATCAGAACTCATCCAAGCAGATAGAAGAGGAGTTCGTTTGGAGCTGATGGGAGAATGGGGGAAATCATATCCAATTTCTATTCTACCTTTTTTGAAATATTGGAAAGGGACAGGCCTACAGCATACCAAGGTTTTGGTTTCTGATCAGTCATTGGTATTTATTGGAACAGGAAATTTTACTTATTACGGTTTGGAGCAGGATCATAATGGGTATTTAGAATTTAAACTGAATAGAAAGGAATGGGAAAATTTTTATTCTTTTCTAAAGGAAGATTATCCATTCCCTGTTCTAAAAATTGCCGGATTAGAATTTTGGAATTCTCCTCAGGAGGGATCTTTAATCCAAACTAGACTTTTTGATTCTATTCTTTCTTCTCGTCATTCCATTCGATATTTGATCTTCGATCATTATGATCCGATTTTAAGTTCAGCATTTACTCGGACCAATCACGGATCGATTAGCGGGATCTATAATCGACCTGTGGATCCGGAAGGGAAAATTTTATCGGGAATTCCAGGAATTGAGATCATGGAGGATGGGAATGAGGATATCTTAGATGATCCTACGATCGGAAAAGGGGGACTTCTACATCACAAAACTATGATCTTAGATGATTTGGAAGTTTTAACCGGATCTTATAATTATTCTTTAAGCGCAAGGGATTCTAACAGGGAAATTCTGATCGCCATGAAAGATACTCGGATCGCAAAAGAATTTAAGCAAGAATGGGAGAATATACGAAGTAAATCCAAACGTGTAGAAACAGCGGCCGCAGAATTATCGATTGATTCTAATTATATATTGGACCCAGTGACTGATCAGATTTGCAGATCTGGAACACAACCAGCAGATTTGTATTTAGAGATCGGATTTCTTTGGTTTCGTTGGAATAATTTATACAGGTGGAAAGATGAATCTTGTAAATCTATAACCGATTATATCTCCATTAGCTCTCGCAATTTTGGAGGTAAAAATGAATTTCCAAAAGATGGAACGGAAAATTTAGGAATTCAGTCATTCCTCATAAATGGAAAGACCGGATTTTTTCTTCCTAAATCGGATTTGATGGAAGAATTTTATTCTTCGATTTTAAAACCTTCTCGGTTTTTGAGACCGGATTATTTTTTAGGATCAGCAGGAGTTTGGATTTTTCCGAATGAATCTGAGCTTTTCGAACTTATCTCTGAAAAATTACCACAACATGTATGGATCTTAGAAAGAGGAAAACTTCCTCGGAAACTAGGAGTTTTATTAGAAGATGGTGTATATTATCTTTCGGAAAGTGTAAGTTCGAATTCCGGTGTTGTCTTAGTTGAATATGAGGATTTCGGTTTATATTTCTGTTATAAAGCTATTAATTATAATCTGAGCTGGCCGGAGCAGATATTATTTTCAGTTTATAATTATAAGGAAGGTTTGGGTCTTTCGTATCAATATTCTAAATCAGATTCTGCTTTTTTTTCGGAGCAAGGACTTCCTAACCAAAGAAGGAAAAACTTATGCGTTATCTCTCTCTGA
- a CDS encoding LIC11755 family lipoprotein: protein MQTILLAFVLIIFFISASCKQDTTPELVWEDTERSVQFQYDPIRAGDPRLISDLVQENGHTCFISGEDPNFRIRICIDSTGISEFAQALSAWREGSIIPEFTSTLSDDSEYKIGTYPFSGIRKKVEGPKFSLIGDRKLKSLNAGTEVWDRTNFNLKNHFKNFSIFTFSNGTSVLVLSPLGESEVYLGFSFKSSSLEQEIQNSIRVKNRIGLENCISSVPIITEIFGETNSNLGRWIEIYNPNTFPICEEGLEFSLFGNNVLLPQTTGFISGRETRIYAEDSASLENISLSGIKWGDLKKVGKILLRKGDRSFEFNLPGTGYLFGETYYSWKGNSFSICETISKFCMDPGENQISGAENKTDCDPNDFELEELNPSGLLHKGILKEDWKYLDLIYKGRSICDPSSLKISWGKNLFPLRINQKISEGEILSIGNLPFLLGKPSYSFSVFKSVTTNDLVSISNSKGKEKVLWDGIFRTSKGIPTRIILQKTNGETVSVCFQNGQAFLHPYSADPYLNNESQFVFSQSTIARENPRTSAARKFCQRSQLVSKAGFSEVSWMGSYQSADPISKDRFLEFISITENSPESIFLEIIQGNGTIVSILLPLEKEGLSLLSSGKSTCFPQTEFWKDTSFSLPSSGSNILKIYDPYTGELWDEFAYSSSGPGVNDTRNKIRKSAYSKLESAGRIWSASSYLGKPYRDPSCPLTDAHPGISE, encoded by the coding sequence ATGCAAACAATACTACTTGCTTTCGTCTTAATCATCTTTTTCATTTCGGCTTCCTGTAAGCAGGACACTACACCCGAGTTAGTTTGGGAAGATACGGAAAGATCTGTTCAATTCCAATACGATCCAATTCGTGCGGGAGATCCTAGACTCATTTCAGACCTGGTCCAAGAGAATGGTCATACTTGTTTTATCTCTGGAGAAGATCCCAATTTTAGGATCCGGATCTGTATTGATAGTACCGGAATTTCCGAATTTGCGCAGGCTCTTTCCGCCTGGAGAGAAGGTTCGATAATTCCCGAATTTACTTCTACACTTTCGGATGACTCCGAGTATAAAATAGGGACCTATCCATTTTCCGGGATAAGAAAAAAAGTAGAAGGTCCTAAATTTTCACTCATAGGAGATAGAAAGCTAAAATCCTTAAATGCCGGAACCGAGGTTTGGGATAGAACCAATTTTAATCTTAAAAATCATTTTAAAAATTTTAGTATATTCACATTTTCGAATGGAACTTCAGTTTTGGTTCTTTCTCCTTTGGGAGAATCTGAGGTTTATCTTGGATTTTCATTTAAATCATCAAGTTTAGAACAAGAGATCCAAAATTCGATCCGAGTTAAGAATCGAATTGGATTAGAAAACTGCATTTCTTCCGTTCCGATCATTACTGAAATTTTCGGAGAAACAAATTCCAATTTAGGAAGATGGATTGAGATCTATAATCCAAACACTTTTCCAATTTGTGAAGAAGGATTGGAATTTAGCCTATTCGGAAACAATGTATTACTTCCTCAAACAACAGGTTTTATTTCCGGCCGGGAGACTCGAATTTATGCGGAAGATTCCGCCTCTCTAGAAAATATATCTCTTTCCGGAATCAAATGGGGAGATTTAAAGAAGGTCGGAAAAATTTTGCTTCGCAAGGGAGATCGGTCTTTTGAGTTCAATCTTCCAGGAACGGGATATCTATTCGGAGAAACATATTATTCCTGGAAAGGAAATTCATTTTCTATTTGCGAAACGATTTCAAAGTTCTGTATGGATCCCGGAGAGAATCAAATCTCTGGCGCCGAGAATAAGACTGACTGCGATCCAAATGATTTTGAATTAGAAGAATTAAATCCGAGCGGGTTATTACATAAGGGTATTCTAAAAGAAGATTGGAAATATTTAGATCTGATCTATAAAGGAAGGTCAATTTGTGATCCTTCTTCCTTAAAAATTAGCTGGGGAAAAAATCTATTTCCCCTCCGGATCAATCAGAAAATTTCGGAAGGAGAAATACTCAGCATTGGAAATCTTCCTTTTCTGCTGGGAAAACCTTCCTATTCCTTTTCGGTTTTTAAGTCAGTTACTACGAACGATCTTGTTTCCATATCGAATTCGAAAGGAAAGGAGAAGGTTCTCTGGGATGGGATCTTCAGGACTTCTAAAGGAATTCCAACTCGTATAATTCTCCAAAAAACGAATGGAGAAACTGTGAGTGTTTGTTTTCAAAATGGACAGGCCTTTCTTCACCCCTATTCAGCCGATCCATACTTAAACAACGAATCACAGTTCGTTTTCTCACAATCAACTATAGCAAGGGAAAATCCAAGGACTTCAGCTGCTCGAAAATTTTGTCAAAGATCACAACTAGTAAGCAAGGCGGGGTTTTCGGAAGTTTCTTGGATGGGTTCTTACCAAAGCGCGGATCCAATCTCAAAAGATAGATTTTTGGAATTTATATCTATTACTGAAAACTCTCCAGAATCTATATTTTTAGAGATCATCCAAGGGAATGGAACTATAGTTTCTATTCTGCTACCTTTAGAGAAAGAAGGTTTAAGTTTGCTTTCTTCCGGAAAGTCGACCTGTTTTCCTCAAACAGAGTTTTGGAAGGATACAAGTTTCAGCTTACCTTCTTCCGGATCAAATATTCTTAAAATTTATGATCCTTATACTGGAGAGCTTTGGGATGAATTCGCATACAGTTCTTCAGGTCCAGGAGTAAACGATACTCGAAACAAGATTCGAAAATCGGCATATTCTAAACTGGAATCCGCCGGGAGGATTTGGTCTGCAAGTTCTTATCTAGGTAAACCTTATCGTGATCCAAGCTGTCCTTTGACCGATGCTCATCCTGGAATTTCGGAATAA